The following proteins are co-located in the Vigna angularis cultivar LongXiaoDou No.4 chromosome 2, ASM1680809v1, whole genome shotgun sequence genome:
- the LOC108321648 gene encoding vesicle transport protein GOT1: MAYELTEMKKAGIGLIGFGIFFTFLGIVLFFDRGLLALGNIFSLAGVAILLGWRSTWALFTNRANYKGTASFLLGLFFIFVRWPIVGIILQIYGCFFLFSGFWSSIKLFLYHIPVVGWIIQFISPP, translated from the exons ATGGCTTACGAGTTAACTGAGATGAAGA AGGCTGGTATAGGCCTAATTGGTTTCGGCATTTTCTTCACATTTCTTGGCATAGTTCTCTTCTTTGATCGTGGTTTGCTTGCTCTGGGAAAT ATTTTTTCCTTGGCAGGGGTGGCCATTTTGCTTGGTTGGCGTTCTACGTGGGCACTTTTCACTAATAGAGCGAACTATAAG GGCACTGCATCATTTCTTTTGggtctctttttcattttcgtGAGGTGGCCAATAGTTGGTATAATACTTCAAATATACGgttgtttttttctcttcag TGGTTTTTGGTCTTCTATCAAATTGTTCCTCTATCATATTCCTGTTGTTGGATGGATTATACAGTTTATATCTC CACCTTGA